From a region of the Phycisphaerales bacterium genome:
- a CDS encoding site-specific DNA-methyltransferase, whose translation MDSLRHSDTRVNIPTEELRDFVKQDEQAPAKMLYPRDPSLDPQLVWRGKDEQDAADLQVPVVPIYIQEKIHPQAIIDDFRAHVGREKAKHEPQQLTLYADFNGLPEDFADRVDFYSQKDENQAHWSNRMILGDSLLVMTSLAEKEGLKGKVQTIYLDPPYGIRFGSNWQVSTRKRDVKDGKAEDASRQPEQVRAFRDTWKLGIHSYLAYLRDRLRVAQELLTETGSIFVQIGDENVHLVRCVMDEVFGSENFCALISCTKTSSATTELLPGVADYILWYAKKKREQGKINVKYRDLYSMKAETFVGSAYGRVLLPNGKTRKLSTHEKLDPSSLPKGAKIYRIDNLTSQRPPGDFPIEFNGRTYRPNRGYWKTGEPGMEKLKHADRLEATHGGLYYVRFFDDFPVVGRSNMWTDTVVAGFASDKRYVVETSTKIIERCLLMTTDPGDLVLDPTCGSGTTAYVAEQWGRRWITCDTSRVALALARTRLMAAKFPYYHLADDYPNLPTTAMADDEIKQYLRDTPPATRPEGRTAHNVRRGFVYKRVPHVTLKSIANNPDIKDGMSREAIDAAIAKHAETETLFDQPYEDSRVVRVTGPFTVESLSPHRTISVEEKKALAQPDPQTGIGIQMLAGSSFTNMILDNLRKAGVENTKKGERLKFDSLEVMANPWLHAQGTFAEKDGSEKRVAICIGPEHGTVGSQLIKEAAKEAVKGVGFDVLLICGFAFDPSVTEEAKRYGDLIVLPARMNPDLAMGDELLKKTGAGNLFMVFGEPDIDIKKAKDGTVTVEIRGLDVYDPTTGAIRSSSTDDIACWFIDTNYNGESFFVRHAYFTGADEPYKRLQRALRAEVDEDAWSELYSTVSRPFDKPSTGRIAIKVINHYGDEVMQVFEIE comes from the coding sequence ATGGATTCGCTGCGCCATTCCGACACGCGCGTCAACATCCCAACCGAAGAACTGCGCGATTTCGTCAAGCAGGACGAGCAGGCGCCCGCGAAGATGCTCTACCCGCGCGACCCTTCCCTTGATCCGCAACTCGTCTGGAGGGGCAAAGATGAGCAGGACGCGGCGGACCTGCAGGTCCCGGTCGTGCCCATCTACATTCAGGAAAAGATCCATCCCCAAGCCATCATCGACGACTTCCGCGCCCACGTCGGCCGCGAGAAGGCGAAACACGAGCCGCAGCAACTCACTCTTTATGCCGACTTCAACGGCCTCCCCGAAGACTTCGCCGATCGCGTCGATTTCTACTCACAGAAAGACGAGAACCAAGCCCACTGGTCCAACCGCATGATCCTCGGCGATTCGCTGCTGGTCATGACTTCCCTCGCTGAAAAAGAAGGCCTCAAGGGCAAAGTCCAGACGATCTACCTCGATCCGCCCTACGGCATCAGGTTTGGCAGCAACTGGCAGGTCTCCACCCGCAAGCGCGATGTCAAGGATGGCAAGGCCGAGGACGCCTCGCGCCAGCCCGAGCAGGTCCGCGCCTTTCGCGACACCTGGAAACTCGGCATCCACTCGTATCTCGCATATCTGCGGGACAGGCTGAGAGTCGCGCAGGAACTCCTCACCGAAACCGGCTCCATCTTCGTGCAGATCGGCGATGAAAACGTCCATCTCGTCCGCTGCGTCATGGATGAAGTGTTTGGGAGCGAGAACTTCTGCGCACTGATTAGCTGTACCAAGACGAGCAGTGCGACGACTGAGTTACTTCCGGGGGTTGCGGATTACATTTTGTGGTATGCGAAGAAGAAGAGAGAGCAGGGCAAGATCAATGTCAAGTACCGCGATCTGTATTCAATGAAGGCCGAGACTTTCGTCGGCAGCGCGTACGGTCGTGTGTTGTTGCCGAATGGCAAGACGCGGAAGCTGAGTACTCACGAGAAGCTGGATCCATCCAGCCTTCCTAAAGGTGCGAAAATTTATCGCATTGATAACCTTACCAGCCAGCGTCCTCCTGGCGACTTCCCTATCGAATTCAACGGCCGTACCTACAGACCGAATCGCGGTTATTGGAAGACTGGCGAACCAGGTATGGAGAAGCTCAAACACGCAGACCGCTTGGAAGCTACGCATGGAGGGTTGTACTACGTTCGGTTTTTCGATGACTTTCCAGTGGTCGGTAGGTCAAACATGTGGACGGATACAGTCGTCGCGGGCTTTGCATCAGATAAGAGATACGTTGTTGAAACGTCTACCAAGATCATTGAGCGTTGCCTCCTCATGACCACCGACCCCGGCGATCTCGTCCTCGATCCGACCTGCGGCAGCGGGACAACGGCGTATGTCGCCGAGCAGTGGGGCCGGCGCTGGATCACCTGCGACACCTCCCGCGTCGCCCTCGCACTCGCCCGGACCCGACTAATGGCGGCGAAGTTCCCCTACTACCACCTCGCCGATGACTATCCGAACCTGCCCACAACGGCCATGGCAGATGATGAGATCAAGCAGTACCTCCGCGACACGCCGCCCGCAACCAGGCCAGAGGGTCGAACTGCCCACAACGTCCGCCGGGGTTTTGTCTACAAACGCGTGCCGCATGTCACACTCAAATCCATCGCCAACAATCCGGACATCAAGGACGGCATGAGCCGCGAAGCAATCGACGCCGCGATCGCGAAGCACGCGGAAACGGAGACGCTCTTCGATCAGCCGTACGAAGACAGCAGGGTCGTGCGCGTCACCGGCCCGTTCACCGTGGAATCCCTCTCGCCACATCGGACGATCAGCGTTGAAGAGAAGAAGGCGCTGGCGCAGCCAGATCCGCAGACCGGCATTGGCATTCAGATGCTCGCTGGCAGTTCATTCACCAACATGATTCTCGACAACCTCCGCAAAGCCGGTGTCGAGAATACGAAGAAGGGCGAGCGCCTCAAGTTCGACTCGCTCGAAGTCATGGCCAATCCTTGGCTGCATGCCCAAGGCACGTTCGCCGAGAAGGACGGTTCTGAAAAGCGAGTCGCCATCTGCATCGGACCCGAGCACGGCACCGTCGGCTCGCAACTCATCAAGGAAGCCGCCAAGGAAGCGGTCAAGGGCGTCGGATTCGATGTGCTGCTCATCTGCGGCTTCGCCTTCGATCCGTCCGTCACCGAAGAAGCGAAGCGCTACGGCGATCTCATCGTGCTGCCTGCGCGGATGAACCCCGACCTGGCGATGGGCGATGAACTCCTAAAGAAGACCGGCGCCGGCAACCTCTTCATGGTCTTCGGCGAGCCGGATATCGACATCAAAAAGGCGAAAGACGGCACAGTCACCGTCGAAATCCGGGGGCTCGATGTGTATGACCCGACCACCGGCGCCATCCGCTCATCCTCGACCGACGACATCGCCTGCTGGTTCATCGATACCAACTACAACGGCGAGTCGTTCTTTGTCCGTCACGCGTATTTCACCGGAGCCGACGAGCCGTACAAGCGTCTTCAACGAGCCCTCAGGGCCGAAGTGGATGAGGATGCATGGAGCGAACTCTACTCAACCGTAAGCCGCCCGTTTGACAAGCCAAGCACAGGCAGAATTGCCATAAAGGTAATCAACCACTACGGCGACGAAGTGATGCAGGTGTTTGAGATCGAGTAG
- a CDS encoding zinc ribbon domain-containing protein, translated as MNEAVAPPIVGTVNDVVVEAIECVRCGRSLLGLKVGDSCPDCHAAVSDAIGLPSVDDAFCIQCGYALRGLREGGACPECGTPISKSLRGDLLGCCSLDYVRSLRRGAWMVLASIAVQFVLLLGIILTAVLAGAAPLATPAVDLAMSIAGLVVEFGSLYGWWLLSALDPAYSGRDDGATSRKVLRWALVFGAIYAMGDFVVQMLPGATPNQAMGWIEVATAMAALAVMAVQFFASMIYLRWIARRVPDRTVHERARRFMWLGPLLMTVGILCVGIGPIIAIVMYWNMIYWLYKDLRRIEHQIAIEETAVNAAVDAI; from the coding sequence ATGAACGAAGCTGTCGCGCCGCCGATTGTCGGAACGGTCAACGACGTGGTCGTCGAGGCGATCGAATGCGTGCGGTGCGGGCGGAGTCTGCTCGGATTGAAGGTTGGTGATTCGTGCCCCGATTGTCATGCGGCGGTGAGCGATGCGATCGGGCTACCCAGTGTCGATGATGCGTTCTGCATTCAGTGCGGCTATGCGCTGCGCGGGCTGCGCGAGGGCGGCGCGTGTCCGGAGTGCGGCACGCCGATCAGCAAGTCGCTGCGCGGCGACCTGCTGGGCTGCTGCTCGCTTGATTATGTTCGATCGCTGCGGCGGGGGGCATGGATGGTGCTGGCGTCGATCGCCGTGCAGTTCGTATTGCTGCTGGGCATTATATTGACGGCGGTGCTGGCTGGTGCGGCGCCGTTGGCCACACCGGCCGTTGATCTCGCGATGAGCATCGCCGGACTCGTGGTCGAATTCGGCTCGCTCTACGGCTGGTGGTTGCTCAGCGCGCTCGATCCGGCGTACAGCGGCCGCGATGACGGCGCAACGTCGCGCAAGGTGCTGCGCTGGGCGCTGGTGTTCGGCGCGATCTACGCCATGGGCGATTTCGTGGTGCAGATGTTGCCGGGCGCGACGCCGAATCAGGCGATGGGGTGGATCGAGGTCGCGACGGCGATGGCGGCGCTGGCAGTGATGGCGGTGCAGTTCTTTGCTTCGATGATCTATCTGCGCTGGATCGCGCGGCGCGTGCCTGATCGCACCGTGCACGAGCGGGCCAGACGCTTCATGTGGCTGGGGCCGCTGCTGATGACCGTGGGAATCCTCTGCGTGGGCATCGGGCCGATCATCGCGATCGTTATGTACTGGAACATGATCTACTGGCTCTATAAGGATCTGCGGCGCATTGAACATCAGATCGCCATCGAAGAGACAGCCGTGAACGCGGCAGTGGATGCAATATGA
- a CDS encoding DEAD/DEAH box helicase family protein, which produces MAQVVIENPVINSAFEEPKQHFRFTDDGITNEIDPGRRSSSYFVPIAKPRRKGQKQLSFDTEWTKDRIEENKLVNSIRKRIKQWREGGYQGVTATTRRLLEYWTNRDRERKLFFCQIEALETAIYITEAAKRFGDTWIENDLKAANDSSNPGLPRIALKMATGSGKTVVMAMIIAWHTLNKIANPQDSRFSDTFLIITPGITIRDRLRVLLPNDPQNYYRLRDIVTGEELVRIEQAKILITNFHAFLPRERSDGARLTKQLAGQNDTGINKESPERMVRRVCRELGNKKQIIVLNDEAHHCYRRKPDGEEVKLTGDDLDESKQREEDARVWISGITAVKDKIGIKAIYDLSATPFFLRGSGYPEATLFPWVVSDFSLIDAIESGIVKVPRVPVSDDSGTGDQPTYRDLWLRIREHLPHKGRRTQPVTGEPKLPVELESALHSLYGNYKKYYALWENNEEARAKGITPPVFIVVCNNTNVSKLVFEWIAGWDKPLKNGTTVAQAGHLDIFRNDDGRGGWHARPNTILVDSRQLESGEGMSPEFKKIAAREIEEFKQEYQVRYPGRDADSVSEEDLLREVMNTVGKAGKLGEHVKCVVSVSMLTEGWDANTVTHVLGVRAFGTQLLCEQVVGRALRRMSYAADGHGRFEAEYAEVYGVPFSFIPCSGSTKDPKPGPIPTRVRALESRIECEITFPRVAGYRYRLPDERLDTRLNFTDEAHLSLSTHDVPSKTENAPIVGESSIHTLDDLKRKRLQEVAFLLAKLTLEKYFRQDGQDRTDRPAIHRFDGEVKAWLFPQLLQITRRWINECLTLKDNAFPQLLLLLEFAHDASDLIYKSIVSAHTSPDARLPTLEPILHPYDTIGTTRYVDFDTTKAVLATREDKCHISHVVADTDSWEQKLAETLEDMDEVVRYVKNQNLGFTIPYMINGEERKYHPDFIACIDDARGSDDLLNLIIEVTGEKKKDKAAKVSTAKTLWIPAVNNHGGFGRWDFIEISDPWDAGNLIRKAIADQPKNHPQEVSA; this is translated from the coding sequence ATGGCACAGGTCGTCATCGAAAACCCGGTCATCAACTCCGCATTCGAAGAGCCGAAGCAGCATTTCCGCTTCACCGACGACGGCATCACCAACGAAATCGACCCCGGCCGCCGATCCAGTTCCTACTTCGTCCCCATCGCCAAGCCGCGTCGCAAAGGTCAAAAACAACTTTCCTTCGACACCGAATGGACGAAAGACCGCATCGAGGAAAACAAACTCGTCAACAGCATCCGCAAGCGAATCAAACAGTGGCGAGAGGGCGGCTACCAGGGCGTCACCGCAACCACGCGCCGGCTGCTGGAGTACTGGACGAATCGCGATCGCGAGCGAAAGCTCTTCTTCTGCCAGATCGAAGCCCTTGAGACCGCCATCTACATCACCGAAGCCGCTAAGCGATTCGGCGACACATGGATCGAGAACGATCTGAAGGCCGCCAACGACTCGTCAAATCCGGGTCTGCCGCGCATCGCGCTCAAAATGGCCACAGGCTCGGGCAAGACTGTCGTGATGGCCATGATCATCGCTTGGCACACGCTCAACAAGATCGCCAATCCGCAGGACTCCCGCTTCTCCGACACCTTTCTCATCATCACGCCCGGCATCACCATTCGCGATCGCCTGCGCGTCCTGCTGCCCAACGATCCGCAGAACTACTACCGCCTGCGCGACATCGTCACAGGCGAGGAACTCGTGCGAATCGAGCAGGCCAAGATTCTCATTACCAACTTCCACGCCTTCCTTCCTCGAGAGAGGTCCGATGGCGCCCGCCTGACCAAGCAACTCGCCGGACAGAACGATACCGGCATCAACAAAGAATCGCCCGAGCGGATGGTGCGTCGCGTCTGCCGCGAACTGGGCAACAAAAAGCAAATCATCGTCCTCAACGACGAAGCACATCACTGCTATCGCCGCAAGCCCGACGGCGAAGAGGTCAAACTCACCGGCGATGACCTCGACGAATCCAAGCAACGCGAGGAAGATGCTCGCGTCTGGATTTCCGGCATCACAGCCGTCAAAGACAAGATCGGCATTAAGGCCATCTACGACCTCTCCGCAACGCCCTTCTTTCTGCGCGGCTCAGGCTACCCCGAGGCCACCCTCTTTCCCTGGGTTGTCTCCGATTTCTCACTCATCGACGCGATCGAGTCCGGCATCGTCAAGGTTCCGCGCGTGCCAGTCTCCGACGATTCCGGCACTGGCGATCAGCCAACCTATCGCGATCTCTGGCTGCGCATCCGCGAGCACCTGCCTCACAAGGGCCGCAGAACCCAGCCAGTAACCGGCGAACCCAAACTTCCGGTCGAACTCGAAAGCGCATTGCACTCACTGTACGGTAACTACAAGAAGTACTATGCCCTATGGGAAAACAACGAAGAGGCGCGCGCCAAAGGCATCACACCACCCGTGTTCATAGTCGTCTGCAACAACACAAACGTCTCCAAACTCGTCTTTGAATGGATCGCTGGCTGGGACAAACCTCTGAAGAACGGCACAACCGTGGCACAGGCCGGCCACCTCGACATCTTCCGCAATGACGATGGCCGTGGAGGCTGGCACGCCCGCCCCAACACCATTCTCGTCGACAGTCGTCAACTCGAATCCGGCGAGGGGATGAGTCCCGAATTCAAGAAAATCGCAGCGCGCGAAATCGAAGAGTTCAAGCAGGAATACCAAGTGCGCTACCCGGGTCGGGATGCAGACTCCGTAAGCGAAGAAGACCTCCTCCGCGAAGTCATGAATACGGTCGGCAAAGCAGGCAAACTCGGCGAACACGTCAAATGCGTCGTCTCCGTTTCCATGCTCACCGAAGGCTGGGATGCCAACACCGTTACGCACGTCCTTGGCGTTCGCGCTTTCGGCACCCAACTCCTCTGCGAGCAGGTCGTCGGCCGCGCCCTGCGCCGCATGAGTTACGCCGCCGACGGCCACGGCCGTTTTGAAGCCGAATACGCCGAAGTCTACGGCGTCCCCTTTTCCTTCATCCCATGCAGCGGCTCCACAAAGGACCCCAAACCCGGCCCCATTCCCACTCGCGTTCGCGCTCTGGAGAGCCGCATCGAGTGCGAGATCACGTTCCCGCGCGTGGCGGGCTATCGCTACCGCCTTCCCGATGAGCGTCTCGACACCCGACTGAACTTTACAGACGAGGCGCATCTGTCCCTCTCAACGCATGACGTCCCCTCGAAGACTGAAAACGCCCCCATCGTCGGCGAATCGAGCATTCACACACTCGACGATCTCAAGCGCAAGCGCCTCCAGGAAGTCGCATTCCTGCTGGCGAAGCTCACGCTCGAAAAGTACTTTCGCCAGGACGGACAGGATCGCACCGACCGCCCGGCAATTCATCGATTTGACGGCGAGGTCAAAGCCTGGCTCTTTCCGCAACTCCTGCAGATCACACGGCGGTGGATCAACGAGTGCCTCACGCTCAAAGACAACGCTTTTCCGCAATTGCTTCTGCTTCTCGAGTTCGCCCACGACGCATCGGATCTGATCTACAAATCAATCGTCTCCGCTCACACCAGCCCAGACGCGCGCTTGCCAACCCTGGAGCCAATTCTTCACCCCTACGACACCATCGGCACCACGCGCTACGTTGACTTCGATACGACCAAGGCCGTACTCGCCACGCGCGAAGACAAGTGTCATATCTCCCACGTCGTCGCCGACACCGATTCATGGGAGCAGAAACTCGCCGAAACGCTTGAAGACATGGATGAGGTCGTTCGCTACGTCAAGAACCAGAATCTCGGCTTCACCATCCCCTACATGATCAACGGCGAAGAGCGCAAGTACCACCCGGACTTCATCGCCTGCATCGACGACGCGCGGGGCAGCGATGATCTGCTCAACCTCATCATCGAAGTCACCGGTGAAAAGAAAAAGGACAAGGCTGCAAAAGTCTCCACTGCGAAGACGCTTTGGATTCCCGCCGTCAACAACCATGGCGGGTTTGGGCGGTGGGATTTCATCGAAATCTCCGATCCCTGGGATGCCGGCAACCTGATTCGCAAAGCCATCGCCGATCAACCGAAAAACCATCCACAAGAGGTGAGCGCCTGA
- a CDS encoding protein arginine kinase, protein MSQPPQPGFSAAAVKRGADWLRGSGAEADVVVSSRVRLARNLDGFPFLTRASRQHRQAILDTCRERLLNAGLAQQMLWVDVHSAPVLDRTLMVERHLISKEHARGQAQQPATKGQGADPAGPAGGEPRGVAISLPDESLSIMVNEEDHLRLQVLRSGLELTPAFEHINKIDDLIEGDCPKSGSSLAYAYSPRFGFVTACPTNVGTGIRVSVMVHLPALKMAGEMDRIRRATKDLALAVRGYYGEGSEAAGEFFQISNQTTLGKSEPEILDQFERKIIPDLIKAERLARKHLIEKRRRLLEDKVCRSLGTLRHARLLTPEEALTLLSDVRLGIMTGIIADITEQAVNQLLLLTQPAHLQRVLGRDLDQGQRREARADLVREMLK, encoded by the coding sequence ATGAGCCAGCCGCCGCAGCCGGGTTTCTCCGCCGCGGCCGTCAAGCGCGGCGCCGATTGGCTCCGCGGCTCCGGCGCGGAAGCCGATGTCGTGGTCTCTTCTCGCGTCCGCTTGGCCCGCAACCTCGACGGCTTCCCGTTCCTCACGCGCGCGTCACGTCAGCATCGGCAGGCGATCCTCGACACCTGCCGCGAGCGGCTGCTCAACGCCGGACTGGCGCAGCAGATGCTCTGGGTCGATGTGCACTCGGCCCCGGTGCTCGACCGCACGCTCATGGTTGAGCGACACCTGATCTCCAAGGAGCACGCCCGCGGCCAGGCCCAGCAGCCGGCGACCAAGGGCCAGGGCGCCGACCCCGCGGGCCCCGCGGGCGGGGAACCTCGCGGCGTGGCGATCTCGCTCCCCGACGAGTCGCTCTCGATCATGGTCAACGAAGAAGACCATCTGCGCCTGCAGGTCCTTCGATCGGGCCTGGAACTCACGCCCGCGTTCGAGCACATCAACAAGATCGACGACCTGATCGAGGGCGATTGTCCCAAGTCCGGCTCATCGCTCGCCTACGCCTACTCGCCCCGGTTCGGGTTCGTGACGGCGTGCCCGACCAACGTCGGCACGGGGATCCGCGTCTCCGTCATGGTTCACCTTCCGGCGCTCAAGATGGCCGGCGAGATGGACCGCATCCGCCGCGCCACCAAGGACCTTGCGCTCGCGGTGCGCGGCTACTACGGCGAGGGCTCCGAGGCCGCCGGCGAGTTTTTTCAGATCTCCAACCAGACCACGCTTGGCAAGTCCGAGCCTGAGATTCTCGATCAGTTCGAGCGCAAGATCATCCCGGACCTCATCAAGGCCGAGCGTCTGGCGCGCAAGCACCTGATCGAGAAGCGTCGTCGCCTTCTCGAGGACAAGGTGTGCCGTTCGCTCGGCACGCTCCGCCACGCCCGCCTCCTCACGCCCGAGGAAGCCCTCACGCTTCTGAGCGATGTCCGCCTCGGGATCATGACCGGCATCATCGCCGACATCACCGAGCAGGCCGTCAATCAGCTCCTCCTGCTGACCCAGCCCGCCCACCTGCAGCGCGTCCTCGGTCGAGACCTGGACCAGGGCCAGCGCCGGGAAGCCAGGGCCGACCTCGTGCGGGAAATGCTCAAATGA
- a CDS encoding DegT/DnrJ/EryC1/StrS family aminotransferase: MPNSAAFHPTTEIPLSRPDITDAEVELVVETLRSGRLSIGPRLEQFEELVAARAERLYGIGVSSGTSGLHLALDALGIGEGDEVITTPFSFIASANVILYVGAKPVFVDICPKSLNMDPTGLEAAITPRTRAIIAVETFGNPQHMREYEAIAKRHEIPLIEDCCEALGAVHNARPAGSFGRIGVFAFYPNKQITTGEGGCIVTSDKRLASLCRSLRNQGRFVADGPPQLGPAAGIGGVGSGAPIGSWLTHERLGYNYRMSELSAALGVAQMRRLDEIIEARQRVAASYMRRLMGNPHLVLPTIDPHTAMSWFVFVVRLDSSFTREERDRIIQGLRRHEIGANDYFPCIHLQPFYRADFGFKPGMFPIAETVSHRTIALPFHNRLTEKEIGIVCETLEHMIERECLKRS; encoded by the coding sequence ATGCCGAACAGCGCCGCCTTTCACCCGACGACCGAAATCCCGCTCAGCCGGCCTGACATCACCGACGCCGAGGTCGAACTGGTCGTGGAGACACTTCGCTCCGGGAGGCTGTCGATCGGCCCTCGGCTCGAACAGTTCGAGGAACTCGTCGCGGCCCGCGCCGAGCGGCTCTACGGCATCGGCGTATCGAGCGGCACATCCGGGCTGCATCTGGCCCTCGACGCGCTCGGGATCGGCGAGGGCGACGAGGTCATCACCACGCCGTTCAGTTTCATCGCCAGCGCCAACGTCATCCTCTACGTCGGCGCCAAGCCGGTCTTCGTGGACATCTGTCCCAAGTCGCTCAACATGGATCCGACCGGGCTCGAGGCGGCCATCACGCCGCGCACCCGCGCCATCATCGCGGTCGAGACCTTCGGCAACCCGCAGCACATGCGCGAGTACGAGGCGATCGCCAAGCGTCACGAGATCCCGCTGATCGAGGACTGCTGCGAGGCTCTCGGCGCGGTCCACAACGCCCGACCCGCGGGCAGTTTCGGACGCATCGGCGTCTTCGCGTTCTACCCCAACAAGCAGATCACCACGGGTGAAGGCGGGTGCATCGTCACCAGCGACAAGCGCCTGGCGAGCCTCTGCCGCTCGCTGCGCAACCAGGGCCGATTCGTCGCCGACGGCCCGCCGCAGTTGGGCCCGGCCGCGGGCATCGGCGGGGTGGGCAGCGGCGCGCCGATCGGCTCGTGGCTCACGCACGAGCGCCTCGGCTACAACTACCGCATGTCGGAACTCTCGGCCGCGTTGGGCGTGGCCCAGATGCGCCGGCTCGACGAGATCATCGAGGCCCGCCAGCGTGTCGCGGCCTCGTACATGCGTCGCCTGATGGGCAACCCGCACCTGGTGCTTCCGACCATCGACCCGCACACCGCCATGAGCTGGTTCGTCTTCGTCGTGCGCCTCGACAGCAGTTTCACGCGCGAGGAGCGCGACCGCATCATCCAGGGGCTGCGACGCCACGAGATCGGCGCCAACGACTACTTCCCCTGCATCCACCTCCAGCCGTTCTACCGCGCCGATTTCGGCTTCAAGCCCGGCATGTTCCCCATCGCCGAGACCGTCAGCCACCGAACCATCGCCCTGCCGTTCCACAACCGGCTGACCGAGAAGGAGATCGGGATCGTGTGCGAAACCCTCGAGCACATGATCGAGCGCGAGTGTCTCAAGCGGTCGTGA
- a CDS encoding UvrB/UvrC motif-containing protein has translation MKCDQCDNEATVHELVVKNGKRLERHLCEGCAKGQGLPIPANTPITQLLTQFITSQVQPTGVASASQQPRPAAQPTNNACPECGLAFAQFRQSGLLGCPACYAAFEGQLSPLLARAHDRGTHHKGKLPRRLREVSGTSVPPPVKPVRPAPASRAAAAEIVARVKELRERLTQAIAAEQYEIAAQLRDELIGIEKAAGAPKAARKTAPARASRAAKPAPPQPPPPRNPETEGP, from the coding sequence GTGAAGTGTGACCAGTGTGACAACGAGGCCACTGTCCACGAACTCGTGGTCAAGAACGGCAAGCGGCTGGAGCGGCACCTGTGCGAGGGGTGCGCCAAGGGCCAAGGGCTGCCCATACCCGCAAACACCCCGATTACGCAGTTGCTCACGCAGTTCATCACTTCCCAGGTCCAGCCGACCGGTGTCGCGTCGGCCTCGCAACAGCCGCGTCCCGCTGCCCAGCCAACCAACAACGCCTGCCCCGAGTGTGGCCTCGCGTTCGCGCAGTTCCGTCAGTCCGGCCTGCTCGGGTGTCCGGCTTGCTACGCCGCGTTCGAGGGCCAGTTGAGCCCGCTGCTCGCCCGCGCCCACGACCGCGGCACGCACCACAAAGGCAAACTCCCTCGCCGGCTGCGAGAGGTCTCGGGCACGAGCGTCCCTCCGCCGGTCAAGCCGGTCAGACCTGCGCCGGCGTCGAGAGCAGCCGCCGCGGAGATCGTGGCCAGGGTCAAGGAACTTCGGGAGCGTTTGACTCAGGCGATCGCCGCCGAGCAGTACGAGATCGCGGCCCAACTCCGCGACGAACTCATCGGCATCGAGAAAGCCGCGGGCGCGCCCAAGGCCGCACGCAAGACCGCCCCGGCCAGGGCTTCCCGCGCGGCCAAGCCCGCGCCGCCGCAGCCTCCCCCTCCGCGCAATCCCGAAACGGAGGGCCCATGA
- a CDS encoding 50S ribosomal protein L28 produces MPFVCHFTGKKASFGKQRTWRGQAVKKGGFGLKPTGITRRKFRPNLKDVTAIIDGVPTRVKASTNAIKSGLVVKPLKRKYGYTRQQKLAAGKH; encoded by the coding sequence ATGCCCTTCGTCTGCCATTTCACCGGAAAGAAAGCGTCCTTCGGCAAGCAGCGCACATGGCGCGGTCAGGCCGTCAAGAAGGGCGGGTTCGGTCTCAAGCCCACCGGCATCACCCGGCGCAAGTTCCGTCCCAACCTCAAGGACGTGACCGCGATCATCGACGGGGTGCCCACCCGCGTCAAGGCTTCCACCAACGCCATCAAGAGCGGCCTGGTCGTCAAGCCCCTGAAGCGCAAATACGGTTACACCCGTCAGCAGAAGCTCGCGGCCGGCAAGCACTGA
- a CDS encoding ComF family protein — translation MSSSGEKFTWPPRPVAREAEKSASVVRTFPAPGRAAAGGRAIKPSVWASMERVFLDITARPLRDRAAEAGWAPDDPSEYCARCGRTLHAKAALPEGCDTCRGMRLAWSRIVRLGEYAGPLRTWIHEVKYTRWRRLGHDLGEMLGQALLARWIEHGRLSPEPVIVPVPDASLRRLLRGIDHAMVIARGVQAATGWGLVQPLHRRFGSSQVSVAPSERATNVARSFGIRKDSDIDQFCGGTVVLVDDVLTTGATLRTCAKLIASACRKGGKDDVPDVWAAILARTGEAKPTR, via the coding sequence ATGTCCTCGTCCGGGGAGAAGTTCACCTGGCCGCCCCGGCCCGTCGCGCGTGAAGCCGAGAAGTCGGCGTCGGTCGTTCGCACGTTCCCGGCACCCGGCCGTGCGGCGGCCGGCGGTCGAGCGATCAAGCCGTCCGTCTGGGCCTCCATGGAGCGGGTTTTTCTCGACATCACGGCCCGCCCGCTCCGTGACCGTGCGGCCGAGGCTGGGTGGGCGCCGGACGATCCGAGCGAGTACTGCGCCCGTTGCGGCCGAACGTTGCACGCAAAGGCGGCGCTGCCCGAGGGCTGCGACACCTGCCGGGGGATGCGGCTCGCGTGGTCGCGCATCGTTCGACTCGGCGAATACGCGGGTCCGCTGCGGACCTGGATCCATGAAGTCAAGTACACGCGCTGGCGTCGGCTCGGACACGACCTCGGTGAGATGCTCGGGCAGGCCCTGCTCGCACGCTGGATCGAGCACGGACGTCTCTCCCCCGAACCAGTCATCGTGCCCGTCCCTGACGCCAGCCTGCGCCGGCTCCTTCGCGGGATAGACCACGCCATGGTCATCGCCCGTGGCGTCCAGGCGGCCACCGGCTGGGGGTTGGTGCAGCCGCTGCATCGCCGGTTTGGCTCGTCGCAGGTCTCGGTTGCCCCCAGTGAGCGAGCGACAAACGTCGCCAGATCGTTTGGTATAAGGAAGGATTCGGATATCGACCAGTTCTGCGGGGGTACCGTGGTGCTGGTTGACGATGTGCTCACGACCGGCGCGACGCTGCGGACATGCGCCAAACTGATTGCAAGTGCTTGTCGTAAAGGGGGTAAGGACGACGTTCCCGACGTTTGGGCCGCGATCCTGGCTCGAACCGGGGAAGCGAAACCCACCCGATGA